A window of Pseudocalidococcus azoricus BACA0444 contains these coding sequences:
- a CDS encoding phycobilisome rod-core linker polypeptide: MVVKASGGSLVARPQLYQTVPVSTIIQAEQQDRFLSRGELDELAVYLGSGSKRIDIATTLTRNSEIIVSRAANRIFVGGSPMAFLSRPAADDTPKFTAGAVGKAIDMQEAMTLGTATYVDTRGGFLEGLRSVFSATGSGAAPAGFKPINIARYGPERMQKSLRDLDWFLRYTTYAIVAGDPNIIAVNTRGLREIIEAACSTDATIVALQEMQRAALSYFRGDKEAESIVGQYFEVLINEFVAPSPSDKVRQRPTTDAQGLQLPQIYFNAAERRPKYAMKPGLSSTEKADVVKAAYRQIFERDITRAYSLGISDLESKVKNGSISMKEFVRRLAKSPLYRKNFYEPFINSRVIELAFRHILGRGPSSREEVQKYFSIISNGGLPALVDALVDSKEYSDYFGEETVPYLRGLGQEAQECRNWGAQQNLFKYSAPFRKVPQFITTFAAQDQPLPDQHVYGSGNDPLEIQFGAIFPKETRNPAANPQPFSKDTRRILINQGAGINNQLSNPTARGVAPGSLGPKVFKLDQLPSIDARIGKRTINTGGASVKFAESSTQAVIRATYLQVFGRDVYSGQRQKVAEIKLENGEITVREFVRLLAKSNLFRSLYWTPLYVTKAIEYIHRRLLGRPTYGRQEINKYFDIASKKGFYAVVDAILDTDEYSQAFGEDTVPYERYLTPSGVALRSLRLGSIGETGIQAEKDVTPRFVELGEVTELRTAPAISFRANQGVSKQRQQTKVFKLTTLADKTNLDIVINAAYRQIFERDIAPYVIGNEFTVLESKLGNGEITLKEFIEGLGISSLYLKEFYTPYPNTKVIELGTKHFLGRAPLNQAEIRQYNQILASQGLKAFIAALVGSAEYAEAFGEDTVPYRRFPTLPAANFPNTEKLYNQLTKQNDAIVVPSFAPVKPSLDSSSLPLATQALAQIKALDRKGDPSLPRFIQLGRSFSNGDGQSVEVGVGTSRRRPARIYRSTIGASRSETDLVINAIYVQVMDVFSGQVPAQFRRSELESKLRNGEISVREFVRTLASSEIYRNRFYTPYPNTKVIEFLFRHLLGRAPATQAEIRQYNKILADQGLKAAVDVMVESPEYARFFGEDVVPYKRFPTLPAGNYLGSVQADTDLVKQSWSDLSPSLLGGQFSR, translated from the coding sequence ATGGTTGTTAAGGCAAGTGGTGGAAGTTTGGTTGCCCGCCCGCAACTATATCAAACCGTCCCCGTTTCCACAATTATTCAAGCTGAGCAGCAAGATCGCTTTCTCAGTCGGGGAGAATTAGATGAACTCGCGGTCTATCTCGGTTCTGGCAGTAAACGTATTGATATTGCCACAACATTAACCCGCAACTCGGAAATTATCGTCTCCCGTGCCGCAAACCGAATTTTCGTGGGTGGGTCTCCCATGGCTTTTCTGTCTCGCCCAGCGGCTGACGACACCCCGAAATTTACTGCGGGTGCAGTGGGTAAAGCCATTGATATGCAAGAGGCTATGACCCTAGGGACTGCCACCTATGTCGATACCCGTGGGGGGTTCTTAGAGGGATTGCGCTCTGTCTTTAGTGCCACGGGTAGCGGTGCTGCTCCAGCCGGCTTTAAGCCCATCAACATTGCTCGCTATGGCCCAGAACGGATGCAGAAGTCTTTACGGGACTTGGATTGGTTCTTGCGCTATACCACCTATGCCATTGTGGCTGGTGATCCCAACATCATTGCAGTTAATACGCGGGGATTGCGGGAAATCATTGAAGCGGCCTGTTCGACAGATGCAACGATTGTGGCTCTCCAGGAAATGCAACGGGCGGCCTTGAGCTATTTCCGTGGCGACAAAGAGGCCGAAAGTATTGTCGGGCAGTACTTTGAAGTCCTGATCAATGAGTTTGTGGCCCCGTCTCCTTCGGACAAAGTCCGGCAACGGCCAACCACCGATGCCCAAGGCTTACAACTGCCCCAGATTTACTTCAATGCTGCCGAGCGTCGCCCCAAATATGCGATGAAGCCTGGCCTGTCCAGCACGGAAAAAGCGGATGTTGTCAAAGCAGCCTATCGGCAAATCTTTGAGCGAGATATTACGCGGGCCTACAGTCTGGGGATTTCCGACTTAGAATCCAAGGTCAAAAATGGCAGCATTTCCATGAAGGAATTTGTTCGCCGTTTAGCTAAATCACCCCTCTATCGGAAAAACTTCTACGAACCGTTTATTAACAGTCGGGTGATTGAATTAGCCTTCCGTCACATCCTCGGCCGTGGCCCCTCCAGTCGGGAAGAGGTGCAGAAGTACTTCTCAATTATCTCCAATGGCGGATTACCGGCCCTTGTGGATGCCTTAGTGGATTCCAAAGAGTATAGCGATTACTTTGGCGAGGAAACGGTGCCTTACCTGCGGGGCCTGGGTCAGGAAGCTCAGGAATGTCGCAACTGGGGGGCCCAACAAAACCTGTTTAAGTACAGTGCGCCGTTCCGGAAAGTTCCCCAATTTATCACCACCTTTGCGGCCCAAGATCAGCCCTTACCGGATCAGCACGTCTATGGCTCTGGGAATGATCCCCTCGAGATTCAATTTGGGGCCATTTTCCCGAAAGAAACCCGCAATCCGGCGGCCAATCCCCAACCCTTCAGTAAAGACACCCGCCGGATTTTGATCAATCAGGGGGCGGGAATTAATAACCAACTGAGTAATCCTACTGCCCGTGGTGTCGCTCCTGGCTCCCTTGGACCCAAGGTCTTTAAGCTGGATCAACTCCCCAGTATTGATGCCCGGATTGGTAAGCGCACCATCAACACCGGTGGGGCCAGTGTCAAATTTGCCGAAAGTTCTACCCAGGCCGTGATTCGGGCCACCTACTTACAAGTCTTTGGTCGGGATGTCTATTCTGGACAACGGCAAAAAGTTGCGGAAATTAAACTGGAAAATGGCGAGATTACAGTGCGGGAATTTGTCCGGCTGTTGGCCAAGTCCAATCTGTTCCGCAGCCTTTACTGGACACCGCTATACGTCACCAAAGCCATTGAGTATATCCATCGGCGGTTATTGGGTCGGCCGACCTACGGTCGTCAGGAGATCAACAAATACTTCGATATTGCCTCTAAGAAGGGGTTCTATGCCGTTGTGGATGCCATCCTCGATACGGACGAATACAGCCAGGCCTTCGGGGAAGATACAGTTCCTTATGAGCGGTATTTAACCCCCTCTGGTGTGGCTCTGCGGTCTCTGCGCCTTGGCTCCATTGGGGAAACGGGTATCCAGGCCGAGAAGGACGTAACTCCTCGCTTTGTCGAATTGGGTGAAGTTACGGAACTGCGGACGGCCCCAGCCATTTCCTTCCGGGCCAACCAAGGGGTTTCCAAGCAACGGCAGCAAACCAAGGTCTTCAAGCTCACCACTCTGGCGGATAAGACCAATCTGGATATTGTCATCAATGCGGCCTATCGGCAAATCTTTGAGCGGGACATTGCCCCCTATGTGATTGGGAATGAATTTACGGTTCTCGAATCCAAGTTGGGCAACGGCGAAATTACCCTGAAGGAGTTCATTGAGGGCCTGGGAATTTCCAGCCTCTATCTCAAGGAGTTCTACACCCCCTATCCCAACACTAAGGTGATTGAATTGGGCACGAAGCACTTCCTGGGTCGCGCCCCCCTCAACCAGGCCGAGATTCGTCAATACAACCAAATTTTGGCCAGTCAGGGGTTAAAAGCCTTTATTGCTGCCTTGGTGGGGAGTGCGGAATATGCCGAGGCCTTTGGTGAAGATACGGTTCCCTATCGCCGCTTCCCCACGTTGCCCGCCGCTAACTTCCCCAACACCGAGAAGCTCTATAACCAACTGACGAAGCAGAACGATGCGATTGTTGTGCCCAGTTTTGCCCCGGTCAAGCCAAGTTTAGATAGCAGCAGCTTGCCTTTGGCAACCCAGGCCCTTGCCCAGATCAAAGCCTTAGATCGCAAAGGAGACCCCAGCCTACCCCGGTTTATCCAACTGGGTCGTTCCTTCAGTAACGGGGATGGGCAATCTGTAGAAGTCGGAGTTGGGACTAGCCGCCGCCGCCCCGCCCGGATTTATCGCTCTACCATAGGGGCCTCTCGCTCGGAAACGGATTTGGTCATCAATGCTATCTATGTCCAAGTCATGGATGTTTTTAGTGGTCAGGTGCCGGCCCAGTTCCGCCGCTCGGAGTTGGAAAGCAAGTTACGCAACGGGGAAATTTCAGTGCGGGAATTTGTGCGGACATTGGCGAGTTCCGAAATTTACCGGAATCGCTTCTATACGCCCTATCCCAATACCAAAGTGATTGAGTTCCTGTTCCGGCATTTGTTGGGACGTGCCCCCGCCACCCAGGCCGAGATTCGCCAGTACAATAAAATCCTTGCCGATCAAGGTCTCAAGGCAGCAGTGGATGTGATGGTAGAAAGCCCTGAATATGCTCGCTTCTTCGGTGAGGATGTTGTCCCCTATAAACGCTTCCCCACCTTGCCCGCGGGCAATTATCTGGGCAGTGTCCAGGCCGATACGGATTTGGTCAAGCAATCTTGGTCGGATCTATCTCCTTCCTTGTTAGGTGGGCAGTTTAGCCGTTAA
- a CDS encoding NAD(P)H-quinone oxidoreductase subunit F gives MAHFLLDTAWLIPSYPIMGMILSIFWSPGLIRLTGPRPAGYANLIFSLLALIHSLFVLPQAWQLPPQYLNFPWLNVAGLDLTLPLEISAVTIGACVVITGLNALAQVYAVGYLEMDWGWSRFFAMLAMFEAGMCALVLCNSLFFGYMILEILTLGTYLLVGVWYNQPLVVTGARDAFLTKRVGDLFLLMGVLAIYPLAGTWDFNGLAAWAKTANVDPTLATLVGLGLLAGPMGKCAQFPLHLWLDEAMEGPLPSTILRNSVVVATGAWVLVKLQPVLALSPVVVTATIAIGALTAIGGTLISIAQIDIKRSLSYTVSAYMGLIFIAVGTGQTQAALLLILTHALAQALLVMSTGSIVLNNITQDLTQLGGLWTRRPIVGISFLVGLAGLVALPPFGGFWALLQLTDGLWESHPVLVGIVLVVNALAAFAMTREFGLIFAGKPQPMTERSPENIWLITLPMTFVLGIVLHLPLILQSLDLLPSWAVLNKSLALLLIWSTLLGAGLGAVVYVGQSIPKPIELPWKKVQALFAYDLYTPQIYRSSIVFVVDWTSRIVDWFDRFIVDGVVNLVGIVSLFGGETLKYSNTGRGQAYIFTIVVGLTVFVAWITWRLLLP, from the coding sequence ATGGCTCACTTTTTATTAGATACTGCTTGGCTGATCCCCAGCTATCCAATCATGGGGATGATCCTGTCGATTTTTTGGTCTCCTGGACTAATTCGGCTGACGGGGCCGAGGCCGGCGGGTTATGCCAACCTGATATTTTCACTGCTTGCCCTGATACATAGTCTGTTCGTCTTGCCCCAGGCCTGGCAACTTCCCCCCCAATACCTGAACTTTCCTTGGTTAAATGTGGCGGGACTAGACCTGACCTTACCCCTGGAAATCTCGGCAGTGACGATTGGGGCCTGTGTGGTGATTACGGGCTTAAATGCCTTGGCTCAAGTCTATGCAGTCGGCTACTTGGAAATGGACTGGGGCTGGTCACGATTCTTTGCGATGCTGGCCATGTTTGAGGCGGGGATGTGTGCCTTAGTCCTCTGTAATTCCCTATTTTTTGGCTACATGATTCTAGAAATTCTTACCTTGGGAACCTATCTTCTAGTGGGAGTTTGGTACAACCAGCCGTTAGTGGTGACTGGGGCCCGCGATGCCTTCTTAACAAAACGGGTTGGTGACCTCTTCTTGTTAATGGGGGTCTTAGCAATTTACCCCTTGGCTGGAACTTGGGATTTTAATGGCTTAGCGGCCTGGGCAAAAACGGCCAATGTGGATCCAACTTTAGCGACATTGGTGGGCTTGGGGCTTTTGGCGGGGCCGATGGGGAAATGCGCTCAGTTTCCCTTACATCTCTGGTTGGATGAGGCAATGGAGGGGCCGCTACCGAGTACGATTTTGCGGAATTCCGTAGTCGTCGCTACCGGGGCCTGGGTTTTAGTCAAATTACAACCCGTCTTAGCCTTGTCTCCGGTTGTTGTCACTGCCACGATTGCCATTGGAGCCTTGACAGCCATTGGTGGCACCTTAATTTCCATTGCCCAAATTGATATTAAACGCTCACTGTCCTATACCGTTAGTGCCTACATGGGCTTGATCTTCATTGCCGTGGGTACGGGCCAAACCCAGGCCGCCTTGTTGTTGATTTTGACCCATGCCTTGGCCCAGGCCCTGTTGGTGATGAGTACTGGTTCCATTGTCTTGAACAACATTACCCAAGACTTAACCCAATTGGGAGGACTGTGGACTCGTCGGCCGATTGTGGGGATTAGCTTTTTAGTCGGTCTAGCGGGGTTAGTGGCACTCCCGCCCTTTGGTGGCTTTTGGGCCCTGTTGCAGCTTACTGATGGCCTGTGGGAGTCCCATCCGGTCTTAGTCGGGATTGTATTAGTCGTCAATGCCCTGGCGGCCTTTGCCATGACGCGGGAATTTGGGCTGATTTTTGCCGGCAAGCCCCAACCCATGACGGAACGCTCACCGGAAAATATCTGGTTAATTACCTTGCCGATGACGTTTGTGCTGGGAATAGTATTGCATTTGCCCTTGATTCTCCAGTCCCTTGATTTATTACCCAGTTGGGCTGTTCTCAACAAGAGTTTGGCTTTGCTGTTGATTTGGTCAACCTTGTTGGGGGCTGGCCTGGGAGCAGTGGTCTATGTTGGGCAAAGTATTCCCAAACCCATTGAACTCCCCTGGAAAAAAGTCCAGGCCCTGTTTGCCTATGACCTTTATACGCCGCAAATCTATCGCTCCAGCATTGTTTTTGTTGTGGACTGGACTTCTCGGATTGTGGATTGGTTTGATCGCTTCATTGTTGATGGCGTGGTCAACTTGGTGGGGATTGTATCCTTATTCGGGGGTGAAACCTTGAAATACAGCAATACCGGTCGTGGACAAGCCTATATTTTTACGATTGTGGTGGGTTTGACCGTTTTTGTGGCCTGGATTACCTGGCGACTGTTACTCCCCTAA
- a CDS encoding NADH-quinone oxidoreductase subunit M, producing the protein MLSTLIWLPILGALAIPLIPLRFLKLAALTISGLGLAWSLWIAVNFNLAEPLPQFPEFLPWLNALGLNYQLGVDGLSLPLLVLNSFLTWIAIYSSKEQIERPRLFYSLILLVAGGVAGAFLAQNLLLFFLFYEVELVPFYLLISIWGGEKRNYAAIKFLLYTAVSGALILAAFLSLVWVQGAESFAYEAAMGNALPAWLQIVLLGLILVGFGIKIPLVPLHTWLPDTYVAASTPIAILLGGVLAKLGAYGIFRFGLGLFPDAWATLAPGLATWAVVSVLYGATVAIAQKDIKRMVAYSSIGHMGYILLGGAALTDLSLVGAVSQMVAHGLILAILFHLVGVIETKVGTRELDVLNGLMNPIRGLPLVSALLILGGMASAGIPGLVGFISEFLVFQGSYAIFPVQTLLCLVGTGLTAVYFVILLNRTCFGKLDNDIAYFPKVEWNERVPALILVLVIFYFGIQPSGLVRWPESTTAAMIAAAPNLPSAIIAQPPIPTLAADVPDLIAQ; encoded by the coding sequence ATGTTGAGTACCTTAATTTGGTTGCCGATATTGGGGGCTTTGGCTATTCCCCTCATCCCCCTTCGCTTTCTGAAATTAGCAGCATTGACCATCAGTGGCCTGGGCCTGGCCTGGAGTTTATGGATTGCCGTGAACTTCAATCTGGCTGAGCCACTGCCGCAATTTCCGGAGTTTCTCCCTTGGTTGAATGCCTTGGGTCTGAACTATCAATTGGGGGTGGATGGTCTTTCATTGCCCTTGTTAGTCCTGAATAGTTTTTTAACCTGGATTGCTATCTACAGCAGCAAAGAACAAATTGAGCGGCCCCGGCTGTTTTACAGTCTGATTCTTTTGGTTGCGGGTGGGGTGGCCGGCGCATTTTTAGCCCAGAATTTACTGCTGTTTTTCCTCTTCTATGAAGTGGAGTTAGTCCCGTTTTATCTGCTGATCTCGATTTGGGGTGGGGAGAAGCGCAACTATGCCGCAATTAAATTTTTGCTCTATACGGCCGTCTCTGGAGCCTTGATTTTAGCGGCTTTCCTGAGCTTAGTATGGGTGCAGGGTGCAGAGAGTTTTGCCTATGAAGCCGCGATGGGGAACGCCTTACCGGCCTGGTTGCAGATTGTCTTGCTGGGCTTGATTTTGGTGGGGTTTGGGATCAAAATTCCCCTCGTTCCTCTCCATACTTGGCTCCCCGATACCTATGTGGCGGCTTCGACTCCAATTGCAATTTTGCTCGGGGGGGTTTTGGCAAAGTTAGGTGCTTACGGGATTTTCCGGTTTGGCTTGGGATTGTTTCCTGATGCTTGGGCAACCTTAGCCCCTGGCCTAGCTACCTGGGCAGTCGTTAGTGTTCTCTATGGGGCGACGGTGGCCATTGCCCAGAAAGATATTAAACGGATGGTGGCCTACAGTTCCATTGGGCATATGGGCTATATCTTGCTGGGTGGGGCGGCTCTAACGGATTTGAGTTTGGTTGGGGCAGTCTCCCAAATGGTGGCTCATGGGCTGATCTTGGCAATTCTGTTCCATCTCGTTGGGGTGATTGAAACTAAAGTGGGAACACGGGAACTGGATGTCCTCAATGGTTTAATGAATCCGATTCGGGGCTTGCCCTTAGTCAGTGCCTTGTTGATCCTTGGTGGTATGGCTAGTGCGGGGATCCCCGGCCTGGTCGGGTTTATTTCGGAATTTTTGGTTTTCCAAGGCAGCTATGCAATTTTCCCAGTCCAAACATTACTCTGTCTGGTCGGGACGGGCTTAACGGCAGTCTATTTTGTCATTCTCTTGAACCGCACCTGTTTTGGCAAACTGGATAACGACATCGCCTATTTTCCCAAGGTGGAGTGGAATGAGCGAGTCCCAGCCCTGATTTTAGTCTTGGTAATTTTCTATTTTGGGATTCAACCGTCTGGGTTAGTCCGTTGGCCAGAATCTACAACTGCGGCCATGATTGCGGCTGCCCCGAACTTACCCTCCGCCATCATTGCCCAGCCGCCGATTCCAACTTTGGCAGCCGATGTTCCAGATTTAATTGCCCAGTAA
- a CDS encoding CO2 hydration protein — protein MTTATLNPPNTKIPPSTHEFAEVIHRLEAGGSMLPDTPENLMQIIGIYKAYAVPMDFYWRDLLYIAERVFLNPLPAFKYFLPQEYLDLHNHYAGDTADLRIWRGEATAHPELLEFMVRGEMKQNLPKIFHHLWHDRINMEFAEECMRAMLWHRGMGGQFDPYLDTDEYKANADRAIRAYFKGNPLMLGLYKLFPDMFYEQVRQLSYYANLGQFWEIMAPVFFEMSDIYDEGGFKGVPDAMNFLVNGIFAIAGRPIYHHVYIDGECYEIISKSKGFTWLYEAALPYVEAVFYRTSPFRGTKSYNAQAYQVPSEQKDFHYGILYADVFPVGSAGIPPTLLMQDMLHFLPPYLLDYYQQYCRGEDDMLIQLGITFQRSMYNVTSAVIQALRTALLYPLDDPDPEHLMANRIFFEAQMDRFKRPEARLRNVQFQEYR, from the coding sequence ATGACAACCGCAACCTTAAATCCACCCAACACCAAAATTCCTCCCTCCACCCATGAATTTGCCGAGGTGATCCATCGCTTAGAGGCCGGTGGCTCAATGTTGCCTGACACACCGGAAAACCTGATGCAGATCATTGGGATTTATAAAGCCTATGCCGTGCCGATGGATTTCTACTGGCGGGATTTGCTCTACATTGCCGAGCGGGTATTTTTGAACCCCTTGCCGGCCTTTAAGTATTTCTTGCCCCAGGAATATCTGGATTTACACAATCACTATGCTGGAGATACGGCCGATTTACGCATCTGGCGGGGGGAAGCCACAGCCCATCCGGAACTCTTGGAATTTATGGTCAGGGGGGAAATGAAACAGAACCTGCCGAAAATTTTCCATCACCTCTGGCATGACCGGATCAACATGGAATTTGCTGAAGAATGTATGCGGGCCATGTTATGGCATCGGGGTATGGGTGGCCAGTTTGACCCCTATCTCGATACGGATGAATACAAAGCCAATGCGGATCGGGCAATTCGGGCTTACTTCAAAGGCAATCCGTTGATGTTGGGCTTGTATAAACTCTTCCCGGATATGTTCTATGAGCAAGTGCGGCAACTCTCCTACTACGCTAACTTGGGCCAGTTCTGGGAAATCATGGCCCCGGTCTTTTTTGAAATGTCGGATATTTACGATGAAGGCGGCTTTAAGGGCGTTCCCGATGCGATGAATTTTCTAGTCAATGGAATTTTTGCTATTGCCGGGCGGCCGATTTATCACCACGTTTATATTGATGGCGAGTGCTACGAAATTATTTCTAAGTCGAAAGGCTTTACCTGGCTTTATGAGGCGGCATTGCCCTATGTGGAAGCGGTGTTTTATCGCACCTCTCCGTTTCGGGGAACCAAATCCTACAATGCCCAGGCCTACCAAGTTCCTTCGGAGCAAAAAGACTTTCACTATGGGATTCTCTATGCGGATGTGTTTCCGGTGGGTTCGGCTGGGATTCCGCCAACGCTGTTAATGCAGGATATGCTTCACTTTTTACCGCCCTACTTATTGGACTATTACCAACAATATTGCCGGGGTGAAGACGATATGTTGATTCAGTTGGGAATTACGTTTCAGCGTTCCATGTATAACGTCACTTCAGCGGTGATCCAGGCCCTGCGGACGGCATTACTTTATCCCCTTGATGATCCAGACCCTGAGCATTTAATGGCAAACCGGATCTTCTTTGAAGCCCAAATGGATCGGTTCAAACGCCCGGAAGCCCGGTTGCGGAATGTCCAGTTCCAAGAGTATCGCTAA
- a CDS encoding fasciclin domain-containing protein: protein MATIVEIAVGNENFQTLVTAVKVADLVDVLNSPGPFTVFAPVDTAFAQLPGGTIQTLVQNPPQLARILKFHVVSGIWKKADLVGVDKLTSVEGSVIPINASNGKFEAKNATVIMPDVEADNGVIHVIDRVMLMGIAIGRL, encoded by the coding sequence ATGGCTACGATTGTAGAAATTGCAGTCGGGAATGAGAATTTTCAAACCCTGGTGACGGCGGTGAAGGTTGCGGATTTAGTCGATGTCCTTAACAGCCCAGGCCCGTTTACGGTGTTTGCCCCGGTGGATACAGCCTTTGCTCAGTTACCTGGTGGGACAATTCAAACCTTGGTGCAAAATCCCCCCCAACTCGCCCGGATTCTCAAGTTTCATGTGGTGTCAGGAATTTGGAAAAAAGCGGATTTAGTTGGGGTGGATAAGTTGACTTCAGTGGAAGGCTCGGTGATTCCAATTAATGCTAGTAACGGTAAGTTTGAAGCCAAAAATGCCACGGTGATTATGCCGGATGTGGAAGCGGATAACGGGGTGATTCATGTGATTGATCGGGTCATGCTGATGGGGATTGCGATTGGGAGACTGTAG